The window CCGGAGCGCGAGACGCCCGGGATGAGGGCGAGGGCCTGCGCGAGACCGAAGATGATGCCGTCGAGCCAGGTCAGCTCGCGCAGCCGCTTGGTCTTCGCCCCCACCCAGTCGGCGATGCCGAGCAGGATGCCGAAGACGATCAGCGTCGTGGCGACGAGCCAGAGCGACCGGAAGACCGTCTCGATCTGGTTCTGGAAGAGCAGCCCCAGCACCACGATCGGGATGCTGCCGATGATGACGAGCCACCCCATCCGTGCGTCGGGGTCGTTGCGCGGGATGCGACCGAACAGGGCGCGGAACCACTGCGCGATGATGCGCGTGATGTCCTTCCAGAAGTACAGCAGGACGGCCGCCTCGGTGCCCAGCTGGATGATGGCGGTGAAGCGGGCGCCCGGGTCGGCGCCCGTGCCGAGCAGCTCTCCCACGATGCGGATGTGCGCCGACGACGAGATCGGGAGGAACTCGGTGAGCCCCTGCACGAAGCCGAGGATGAGCGCGTTGATGAAGTCCAAGAGTCGGTGTCCTGTTCCGGAGGGGCGTTCTGGCGGGGAGCGCGGCTCAGTAGGAGCGCAGCAGGTCGCGGAGCACGGTCCTCCCGAACACTAGCGCGTCGAGCGGCACCCGCTCGTCGACGCCGTGGAACATGCCGGGGAAGTCGAGCTCGGCCGGAAGTCTCAGCGGCGCGAAGCCGTACCCGGTGATCCCGAGCGTGCTGAGCGCCTTGTTGTCCGTGCCGCCGGAGAGGAGGTACGGCAGCACCGGTGCTCCCGGATCGTGACGCTGCAGCGTGCCCGTGATGGCGTCGACCAGACCGCCGCCGAACTCCGCCTCCAGGCCGATGTCGCGATGCATGACCTCGATCTCGACGTCCTCGCCGATCAACTCGCGCACCCGCGCGAGCACCGCATCCTCGTCGCCCGGAAGAGTGCGGATGTCGATCAGCGCCTCCGCCGTGTCGGGGATCACGTTGTGCTTGTACCCGGCCTCGAGGAGCGTGGGGTTCGTGGTCGCGCGCAGCGTCGCCAGGATGAAGCCGGCCGCGGTGCCCGTGCGCAGCACGACCTCGTCGGGTCCGACGCGCTCGGGGTCGACCTCGAGCAGGCGGCCCAGCTCGTCGATCAGGCGGGTCGTCGTCGCGGTCAGCTGGACCGGCCAGTCCTCGCGCCCGAGGGCGACGACCGCCTCGGCGAGCTTCGTGATCGCGTTGTCGCGGATCAGGCGCGAGCCGTGCGCCGCCCGCCCCCGCGCGATCAGCTTGATCCAGACCAGGGACTTCTCGCCGGTCTGCAGCAGGTAGGCGCGCCGCCCGGCCAGGTCGATCGAGTACCCGCCGACCTCGCTGATCGCCTCCGTCGCGCCCTCGAACAGCTCGGGGTGCGTGTCGACCAGGTAGTGGGAGCCGCGGCGGCCGCCGTCCTCCTCGTCCGCGAAGAACGCGACGACCAGGTCGCGCGCCGGACGCTCGCCGGCGGCCAGGATGTCGCCGACCGCGGTCAGGATCATCGCATCCATGTTCTTCATGTCGACCGCGCCGCGGCCCCAGAGCAGTCCGTCGCGGATCTCGCCGCCGAACGGGTCGACCGTCCAGTTGCGCGGGTCGGCGGGCACGACGTCGAGGTGACCGTGCACCACCAGCGCCGGCTTCGACGGGTCAGCGCCCTCGACGCGGGCGATGACGCTGGCGCGACCGGGATCGGACTCGAAGACCTGCGGTGCGAGCCCCATCTCGACGAGCTTCGCCTCGACGTACTCCGCCGCGTCGGCCTCGCCGTTCGAACGGCCCTCGCCGTAGTTGGTGGTGTCGAAACGGATGAGGTCACGGGCGATGATCGCGGTCTCGTCGAGGCCGGACCCGGAGGCGCGGAGTTCGTCGGTCATCCCCCAACGCTACCGGGCGATCACGGCCCCCGCCCCGCCACGCCCGGGGTGTGTGGACAAGTGCTGCCGCTGGGGAAAACCGTGCTATCGTCTTTCTTCGGCAGCCGGACGAGTCCGGAAGCCTTCCACCTGTCCGGGTGGCGGAAATGGCAGACGCGCTAGCTTGAGGTGCTAGTGCCCGTATAGGGCGTGGGGGTTCAAGTCCCCCCTCGGACACAGAAGAGCAGAACACAGTAGAGAAGGCCCCGGTCGCGTGACCGGGGCCTTCCGCTTTTTCGCCACCTCGTCCGGGAGCGCCGCTCCCCGTCCGGGACTATGGTGTCGCTGTGTCCCGCAGCAAACGGTCCTCCTCCAGCCTGTTCACCGTGCTGCTCGCCTTCGCGGCGAACATCCTGGTCGCCATCGCGAAGACCATCGCCGCCGTGCTCACCGGCTCCGCGTCGCTCGTCGCCGAGGCGGCCCACTCCTGGGCTGACGCCGGCAACGAGGTCTTCCTCATCCAGGCCGAGCGCTCGGCGGCCAAGCCGCGCGACTCCGCCCATCCGGGAGGCTACGGCCGCGACTCGTACGTCTGGAGCCTGTTCGCCGCCGTCGGGCTGTTCACGGCGGGAGCGGTGGTGTCGATCATGCACGGCGTCCAGGCGCTGTCGTCGAAGGAGGAGGACACCGACTACCTGGTCGGCTACCTGGTGCTCGCCGCGGCGTTCGTCTTCGAGGGCATCTCGTTCATCCAGTCGTACCGCCAGGCCCACGCGAAGGCGTCCTCCATCGGAACGGGGACGTTCGAGCACGTGCTCCGCACCTCCAACCCGACCCTGCGTGCCGTGTTCGCCGAGGACTCGGCGGCTCTCATCGGGCTCGTCATCGCCTTCTTCGGGCTGCTGCTCCACGAGCTCACCGGCAACGGGTTCTGGGACGCGCTGGGGTCCATCCTCATCGGCGTCCTCCTCGCCGTCGTCGCCGTCGTGCTGATCGAGCGCAACCGACGGTTCCTCCTGGGTGAGCCGGGGTCCGACCGGGCCTGGCAGACCGCGCTCGGGATGCTGCTGGAGCATCCCGAGGTCGAGAAGGTCACCTACCTGCACCTGGAGTACGTCGGGCCCGAGCGGTTCTACCTCGTCGCGGCGGTCGACCTCGTGGGCGACGACCGGGAGTCCGACGTCGCCGCGGATCTGGAGCGGGTGGAGGCCGAGGTCGAGGAATCGCCCTGGGTGACCGAGGCGGTCCTGACCCTGTCACGCCCCGGAGCACCCGCGCTGCACCTCGAGGCCGTGCCCGAATCGGCGGACTGAACCGCTATTGCGGTCATAGCGGCCAGCTTCCGACCGCTTGCCGTGCACAATCGAAGTATGGCAAGCACCGGTACGCGAGCACTCCAGCTCCTCTCCCTGCTCCAGACCCATCGCTACTGGCCCGGTCAGGAGCTCGCCGACAAGCTCGGCGTCTCCCCGCGCACGCTCCGGCGCGACGTGGAGAGACTGCGCGACCTCGGCTACCCCGTCGACGCGACGCGCGGCGTCGCCGGCGGCTACCA is drawn from Leifsonia shinshuensis and contains these coding sequences:
- a CDS encoding undecaprenyl-diphosphate phosphatase; translation: MDFINALILGFVQGLTEFLPISSSAHIRIVGELLGTGADPGARFTAIIQLGTEAAVLLYFWKDITRIIAQWFRALFGRIPRNDPDARMGWLVIIGSIPIVVLGLLFQNQIETVFRSLWLVATTLIVFGILLGIADWVGAKTKRLRELTWLDGIIFGLAQALALIPGVSRSGGTITAGLFMGYQRRAAARYSFLLALPAVFGSGFYQLYKAVKEPCTQALASAGTCTPEVFGPFETAAATVVAFVVGLLVIAFFMGYISRRSFLPFVIYRIVLGVLLMILLATGVLQA
- a CDS encoding M20/M25/M40 family metallo-hydrolase, coding for MTDELRASGSGLDETAIIARDLIRFDTTNYGEGRSNGEADAAEYVEAKLVEMGLAPQVFESDPGRASVIARVEGADPSKPALVVHGHLDVVPADPRNWTVDPFGGEIRDGLLWGRGAVDMKNMDAMILTAVGDILAAGERPARDLVVAFFADEEDGGRRGSHYLVDTHPELFEGATEAISEVGGYSIDLAGRRAYLLQTGEKSLVWIKLIARGRAAHGSRLIRDNAITKLAEAVVALGREDWPVQLTATTTRLIDELGRLLEVDPERVGPDEVVLRTGTAAGFILATLRATTNPTLLEAGYKHNVIPDTAEALIDIRTLPGDEDAVLARVRELIGEDVEIEVMHRDIGLEAEFGGGLVDAITGTLQRHDPGAPVLPYLLSGGTDNKALSTLGITGYGFAPLRLPAELDFPGMFHGVDERVPLDALVFGRTVLRDLLRSY
- a CDS encoding cation diffusion facilitator family transporter; its protein translation is MSRSKRSSSSLFTVLLAFAANILVAIAKTIAAVLTGSASLVAEAAHSWADAGNEVFLIQAERSAAKPRDSAHPGGYGRDSYVWSLFAAVGLFTAGAVVSIMHGVQALSSKEEDTDYLVGYLVLAAAFVFEGISFIQSYRQAHAKASSIGTGTFEHVLRTSNPTLRAVFAEDSAALIGLVIAFFGLLLHELTGNGFWDALGSILIGVLLAVVAVVLIERNRRFLLGEPGSDRAWQTALGMLLEHPEVEKVTYLHLEYVGPERFYLVAAVDLVGDDRESDVAADLERVEAEVEESPWVTEAVLTLSRPGAPALHLEAVPESAD